One Succinivibrio dextrinosolvens DNA window includes the following coding sequences:
- a CDS encoding cyclophilin-like fold protein: MKSFKYVLLTIVSFLCFFCLTANAGEEKVERIYIHVNDEVLICECADNTSSGALLDKLKAGDLNLDMSDYGGFEKVAELGFSLPQNNEPMHTSAGDVILYLGKTFSIYYDQNSWNLTRIGRITNKNEAELKSILGNSDISVRLSLKQ, encoded by the coding sequence ATGAAAAGCTTTAAATATGTGCTTCTGACAATTGTTTCTTTTCTTTGTTTCTTCTGTTTAACTGCTAACGCCGGGGAGGAAAAAGTGGAGCGTATTTATATACATGTTAATGATGAAGTCCTTATCTGTGAATGTGCAGATAATACTTCAAGTGGAGCTCTTTTGGACAAGCTCAAAGCAGGTGATCTTAATCTGGATATGTCTGATTATGGTGGTTTTGAGAAAGTTGCAGAGTTAGGTTTCTCTCTTCCTCAGAACAATGAGCCTATGCATACTTCAGCAGGAGATGTGATTCTTTATCTTGGAAAGACTTTTTCTATTTATTACGATCAGAACAGCTGGAATCTGACTCGTATTGGAAGAATTACAAATAAAAATGAGGCTGAGTTAAAGTCTATTCTCGGAAACTCAGATATCAGCGTAAGACTTTCCTTAAAACAGTAA
- a CDS encoding MBL fold metallo-hydrolase: protein MIVILAVIAALAAFALYFVNTPQFGRAPSGARLERIMKSPNFKNGVFQNQEPIVNHLEDGFLVSFYKFIFEKREDLRPQQSIPHVDTDLKALGKDRDFIVWLGHSSFLLQLSGHRFLVDPVFNGYVSPVSFLMTAFDGSNPFKVSDLPDDIDTVLLSHDHWDHLEYSTTVALKDKIGQVVTGLGNGEYYEMWGVSPKKIHELDYGEEISLADNIKITVTPARHFSGRFLKENPTEPASFVISTDRIKFFYSGDSGYGKHFKEIGEKYGPFDFAVMEDGQYDMQWHNVHMLPEEVLMASSEIKAKAVLPVHNSKFVLANHNWKDPLESLEKFSDKYNVELVTPLIGQVIYLDQLPASDKWWQKLK, encoded by the coding sequence ATGATAGTTATTCTGGCTGTAATTGCTGCTCTGGCTGCCTTTGCGTTATATTTTGTGAATACACCTCAGTTTGGTAGAGCTCCTTCAGGCGCCAGACTTGAGAGAATTATGAAATCTCCTAACTTTAAGAATGGTGTATTCCAGAATCAAGAGCCTATAGTTAATCACCTTGAAGATGGTTTTCTGGTCAGTTTCTATAAATTCATCTTCGAAAAGAGAGAAGATCTGCGTCCTCAGCAGAGTATTCCGCATGTAGATACTGATTTAAAAGCACTTGGAAAGGATAGAGATTTTATTGTTTGGCTTGGACATTCCTCCTTTCTGCTGCAGCTTTCAGGACATCGTTTCCTGGTTGATCCGGTTTTTAATGGCTATGTCTCTCCGGTATCGTTCCTAATGACAGCTTTTGATGGAAGTAATCCTTTTAAGGTTAGTGATCTACCAGATGATATTGATACTGTTCTGCTGTCGCATGATCATTGGGATCATCTTGAATACTCAACTACTGTAGCCTTAAAAGATAAGATTGGGCAGGTTGTGACCGGTCTTGGCAACGGTGAGTATTATGAGATGTGGGGCGTTTCTCCAAAGAAGATTCATGAACTGGATTATGGAGAGGAAATCAGTTTGGCAGATAATATAAAAATAACTGTTACTCCTGCACGTCATTTTTCAGGAAGATTCCTTAAGGAAAATCCAACTGAACCAGCCTCATTTGTAATTTCAACTGACAGAATAAAGTTTTTTTACAGCGGTGATAGCGGCTATGGTAAACACTTTAAAGAAATCGGTGAAAAATACGGCCCTTTTGATTTTGCTGTAATGGAAGATGGTCAGTATGATATGCAGTGGCATAATGTTCACATGCTTCCTGAGGAAGTACTGATGGCATCTTCTGAAATTAAAGCAAAGGCAGTTCTTCCTGTTCATAATAGTAAATTTGTTCTGGCAAATCATAACTGGAAAGATCCTTTGGAGTCACTTGAAAAGTTCTCTGACAAGTATAACGTAGAACTTGTCACTCCTCTGATAGGACAGGTTATCTATCTAGATCAACTTCCTGCTTCTGATAAATGGTGGCAAAAACTGAAATAA
- a CDS encoding riboflavin synthase — protein sequence MFTGIVESVGILKSLSKRGNGYEIVVETTDKFNLSQRVKLGDSIANNGVCLTVTKMSGNCFYADVSAETVEHTCFSHYTRGQKINLELACTPSTHLGGHIMQGHVDGVGEVVKKAALDDAINVWIRAPQELLKYIAHKGSIAVDGVSLTVNEIEGDTFRLTLIPHTQDSINFGNFETGSHVNLEVDVLARYLERLFLQSNEEKKPAKSGITMETLLKNGF from the coding sequence ATGTTTACAGGAATTGTTGAATCTGTAGGCATTTTAAAGTCATTATCCAAAAGAGGAAATGGCTATGAAATTGTCGTTGAAACCACAGATAAATTTAATTTAAGCCAGAGAGTTAAGTTAGGAGACTCAATTGCAAACAATGGAGTATGTCTTACCGTAACAAAAATGTCTGGGAACTGCTTTTACGCAGATGTTTCTGCAGAAACAGTTGAACATACCTGTTTTTCTCACTACACTCGCGGTCAGAAAATCAATCTTGAGCTGGCATGTACTCCAAGTACACATCTTGGAGGTCACATCATGCAGGGACATGTTGACGGGGTCGGAGAGGTCGTAAAGAAAGCAGCGCTGGATGATGCCATCAACGTATGGATCAGAGCTCCTCAGGAACTTTTAAAATACATTGCACACAAGGGTTCAATCGCTGTTGACGGAGTTTCCCTGACTGTAAATGAAATTGAAGGGGATACCTTCAGACTCACACTGATCCCTCATACTCAGGATTCAATCAACTTTGGAAACTTTGAAACAGGTTCTCATGTAAATCTTGAGGTCGATGTACTTGCAAGATACCTGGAAAGACTGTTTTTACAGAGCAATGAAGAGAAAAAGCCTGCTAAATCAGGCATTACCATGGAAACACTTCTTAAAAACGGTTTCTAA
- a CDS encoding pullulanase — protein MNSTKKIMITSVAAAFLLTSCSSNNAPVASLVPGGFSVNSKAVYLRGEMNDYEVSESYRLRKDDEDTYCTVATLRADWAPYKFKFADADWTDGSNFGYRNPPGVLHEGSAPIELSSNSKFEEVSFYPKSDGVYRFCLIKNGSSFYASVQKTSHRSLLSMSQLMKLSRAN, from the coding sequence GTGAATTCTACTAAAAAAATAATGATAACCTCAGTTGCTGCAGCTTTTTTACTGACATCATGTTCTTCAAACAACGCTCCTGTAGCATCTCTGGTTCCTGGCGGCTTTTCTGTTAACAGCAAAGCTGTATATCTTAGAGGGGAAATGAATGATTATGAGGTATCAGAGTCATACCGTTTACGTAAGGATGATGAGGATACCTACTGCACAGTAGCAACTCTGCGTGCCGACTGGGCTCCATACAAATTCAAGTTTGCCGATGCAGACTGGACTGACGGTTCAAATTTCGGTTACAGAAATCCTCCTGGAGTTCTTCATGAAGGTTCGGCTCCGATTGAGCTTTCTTCCAATTCAAAATTCGAAGAGGTTAGCTTCTATCCAAAATCAGACGGTGTATACAGATTCTGTCTGATAAAGAATGGCAGCAGTTTCTATGCCAGTGTACAGAAGACCTCCCATCGCTCACTGCTGTCAATGTCACAGCTGATGAAGCTATCAAGGGCAAATTAG
- a CDS encoding FKBP-type peptidyl-prolyl cis-trans isomerase → MNKLFAKTAIASIVAASVLTLSACEHKYQLSEGSKAQASNVLTKDSSFEQKAAYAIGASLGEYVFQMKKNQEQLIGEIPSDIVIAGFTDGVNSVSSLKREEIETILKDLDKKIQEKIEVETKKAAEENLNAGKKFLEENAKKEGVVTTKSGLQYKVIKQGEGPKAVKGDTISVTYKGSTIDGNVFDEQVKPVDFPLDNMIPGWIEGLQLMNVGSEYELYIPAALGYGENAVGQFIKPNSVLLFNVKLVDIKKAEEKKDNK, encoded by the coding sequence TTGAATAAGTTATTTGCAAAAACTGCTATAGCATCAATTGTAGCAGCTTCAGTACTAACCCTAAGCGCATGCGAACACAAATATCAGTTAAGCGAAGGTTCAAAGGCTCAGGCATCCAATGTATTAACCAAAGACAGCTCATTTGAGCAGAAAGCAGCCTATGCAATCGGTGCTTCTTTAGGTGAGTACGTTTTTCAGATGAAAAAGAACCAGGAACAGCTAATTGGCGAGATCCCTTCTGATATAGTTATTGCCGGTTTCACTGATGGTGTTAATTCAGTTTCATCTTTAAAGAGAGAAGAGATTGAGACCATTCTTAAGGATTTAGACAAGAAGATTCAGGAGAAGATCGAGGTTGAGACCAAGAAAGCTGCTGAAGAAAATCTGAATGCCGGAAAGAAATTCCTAGAAGAGAATGCCAAGAAGGAAGGTGTTGTAACTACCAAGTCTGGCTTACAGTACAAGGTAATCAAGCAGGGTGAAGGTCCTAAGGCTGTTAAGGGTGATACCATCAGCGTAACCTATAAGGGTTCAACTATTGACGGCAACGTATTCGACGAGCAGGTAAAGCCTGTAGATTTCCCTCTGGACAACATGATCCCAGGCTGGATTGAAGGTCTTCAGTTAATGAACGTTGGCTCAGAGTACGAGCTGTATATCCCAGCTGCTCTAGGTTATGGAGAGAACGCCGTAGGCCAGTTCATCAAGCCTAATTCAGTTCTTTTATTCAACGTTAAGCTTGTTGATATCAAGAAAGCAGAAGAGAAGAAAGACAACAAGTAA
- the ribD gene encoding bifunctional diaminohydroxyphosphoribosylaminopyrimidine deaminase/5-amino-6-(5-phosphoribosylamino)uracil reductase RibD, whose protein sequence is MNSVSKTDKKFMMQALKLASCGLYTSYPNPPVGCVIVKDGKVIGKGYHHKAGQPHAEIMALKDANYDVEGATAYVTLEPCSHYGRTPPCALKLVEMKVARVVVAAGDPNPQVCGRGFEILRNAGIEVVEHVLEKKSLFLNRAFFKAITGDYPYVSVKVGMSLDAKTALANGQSKWITNDRCRAKVQDIRAKSDCIITGVNTVIADNPQMNVRYENFSEKKLAKIDKEFIRQPLKVILDTKGILDLNRYQIFSSGEVLWVNGTEDASKYLKKEKLTEHVTRLLVPVKNGHTDIETVLRYLGTLKIRRVMVEAGQKLTSAFINENFCDEIYAFISGKMLGSDGQNAFSIENALSLDNCRQFYLHKCRKIGSDVLLHYTSVQY, encoded by the coding sequence TTGAATTCAGTATCAAAGACTGATAAAAAATTCATGATGCAGGCTCTAAAGCTTGCATCATGCGGTTTATACACATCCTACCCCAACCCACCGGTAGGATGTGTCATTGTTAAGGATGGTAAAGTAATCGGAAAAGGTTACCATCACAAGGCTGGTCAGCCACATGCTGAGATTATGGCTTTAAAGGATGCCAACTATGATGTTGAGGGTGCAACAGCATATGTTACTTTAGAACCATGCTCTCATTATGGAAGAACACCTCCATGCGCGCTCAAACTTGTTGAAATGAAGGTTGCACGAGTTGTCGTTGCCGCAGGAGATCCAAACCCACAGGTCTGTGGCAGAGGTTTTGAAATTCTGAGAAATGCCGGAATTGAGGTTGTTGAACACGTTCTGGAGAAAAAATCTCTGTTCTTAAATCGAGCTTTCTTCAAGGCTATAACCGGAGATTACCCTTACGTAAGTGTAAAAGTCGGAATGTCACTGGATGCCAAAACAGCTCTTGCTAACGGACAGAGCAAGTGGATAACCAATGACAGATGCAGAGCTAAGGTTCAGGATATCAGGGCAAAATCTGACTGTATTATTACTGGAGTAAACACTGTTATTGCCGACAATCCGCAGATGAATGTCCGCTATGAGAATTTCTCAGAGAAGAAACTCGCTAAAATCGATAAAGAGTTCATTCGTCAGCCTCTAAAGGTAATCCTTGATACAAAAGGTATTCTTGATCTGAACCGATATCAGATCTTCTCCTCAGGAGAAGTCCTATGGGTCAACGGAACCGAGGATGCTTCAAAGTATCTTAAAAAGGAAAAACTTACCGAGCATGTCACCAGACTTCTGGTACCAGTAAAAAACGGGCACACGGATATTGAGACAGTGTTGCGTTATCTTGGCACCTTAAAAATCCGTCGTGTCATGGTTGAAGCCGGACAGAAACTTACTTCCGCTTTCATTAACGAAAATTTCTGCGATGAAATCTATGCATTCATATCCGGAAAAATGTTAGGATCTGACGGACAAAATGCATTCAGCATCGAAAATGCTCTATCTTTAGATAACTGCAGACAGTTCTATCTGCATAAATGCAGAAAGATAGGTTCAGATGTTCTGCTTCACTACACCTCCGTTCAGTACTAG
- a CDS encoding NirD/YgiW/YdeI family stress tolerance protein yields MTKGLFLLSAASILLANISTVQAEGITNTPRSCESEFKGQPAGFEKKLNIIAIRDLKNEKDEEIVRVKGKVTKYFGEDKYEFTDENGDTIEIELNRDKDWSFVHKDDTIEVIAQYDKQFFSADSLDVKCALPPEHPMTQIGTRIPPRTNRRM; encoded by the coding sequence ATGACAAAAGGATTATTTTTGCTTAGTGCAGCTTCTATATTGCTAGCAAATATTTCAACAGTCCAAGCTGAAGGTATAACTAATACCCCTAGATCATGTGAATCAGAATTCAAAGGACAGCCTGCAGGCTTCGAGAAAAAACTCAATATTATCGCCATAAGAGATCTGAAGAACGAGAAAGACGAAGAAATTGTCAGAGTAAAAGGAAAAGTTACAAAATACTTTGGCGAAGATAAATACGAATTCACAGATGAAAATGGAGATACTATAGAAATTGAGTTAAACAGAGATAAGGACTGGTCCTTTGTACACAAGGATGACACCATCGAAGTCATTGCCCAGTATGACAAACAGTTCTTCTCAGCAGATAGTCTTGACGTTAAATGCGCTCTTCCTCCTGAACATCCAATGACGCAGATCGGAACCAGAATTCCTCCAAGAACCAATCGAAGAATGTAA
- the thiL gene encoding thiamine-phosphate kinase, with the protein MAISEFELIKKYFTSNDRGEGISLGIGDDCALISIPSEYELAITTDTQNEGIHFFKNTSPFLLGYKSLLVNVSDLAAMGAKPYCFTLSINLPDADENFLEEFSRGLYSLASKLNLPLIGGNTSKGPLSISISAYGLIKKGCAMKRANAQENDGIYITGTLGLPAFAVDLGYRSAHICRLMEKLSLNKEYDSIFNHCYEKGMLIEDRCAFASALSEISSCAIDISDGLIGDLSHILKSSKVGAEINLEDLPKPEEFREYNLPDDYQDHLCLYGGGDYELLFTMNESFENRLNTLAHSFNVPVKRIGTIKNGTLELRKHGKMVDYREKPFEHF; encoded by the coding sequence GTGGCTATTAGTGAATTTGAACTAATAAAAAAGTACTTCACCTCCAATGACAGAGGTGAAGGAATTTCTCTCGGAATTGGTGACGACTGCGCACTAATCAGTATTCCTTCAGAGTATGAGCTGGCGATTACAACTGATACTCAAAATGAAGGAATTCATTTTTTTAAAAATACCTCCCCTTTCCTTCTAGGATACAAATCTCTTCTGGTAAATGTTTCAGACCTTGCTGCTATGGGAGCCAAGCCTTACTGCTTTACTCTGTCTATCAACCTGCCAGATGCGGATGAGAACTTCTTGGAGGAGTTCTCAAGAGGACTTTATTCTCTAGCCTCAAAGTTAAATCTTCCTCTGATTGGAGGTAATACCAGTAAAGGTCCGCTGTCTATTTCCATAAGTGCCTATGGGCTGATAAAAAAAGGCTGTGCCATGAAAAGAGCAAATGCACAGGAAAACGACGGTATATATATAACCGGAACCTTAGGTCTTCCTGCCTTTGCGGTTGACCTTGGCTACAGAAGCGCTCACATCTGCAGGCTTATGGAAAAACTAAGCCTTAACAAAGAATATGATAGTATTTTTAATCACTGTTATGAGAAGGGAATGCTGATTGAAGACAGATGTGCTTTTGCCTCTGCTCTAAGTGAAATCAGCTCCTGCGCAATCGATATTTCCGACGGACTTATAGGTGATCTTTCTCATATTCTCAAGTCATCTAAGGTCGGAGCAGAGATTAACCTGGAAGACCTGCCAAAACCAGAGGAATTCAGAGAATACAATCTGCCGGATGACTATCAGGATCATCTGTGTTTGTACGGTGGTGGTGATTACGAATTACTATTTACCATGAATGAATCTTTTGAAAACAGACTCAATACTCTTGCCCATAGTTTTAATGTACCGGTAAAACGCATCGGAACCATTAAAAATGGTACTTTAGAATTGAGAAAACATGGTAAAATGGTTGATTATAGAGAAAAACCTTTCGAACATTTTTAA
- a CDS encoding site-specific tyrosine recombinase, protein MSIDESERILVGFSDFLLLEKGMSDSTIKSYLSDVRLFFTYLTQTNSRILPFTAGDIENFLKIKENWEPSSVARFLVSLRCACVYLKTDHQIEVDPCAHIENPKLIRHIPTVLSEASVEAFLNAPDPGSHTGLRDKAMLETLYATGLRVSELVSLKFDNVNFSDGFIIVRGKGDKERLVPLAESALYWIDTYVSTLRKTKDPKGSCPYIFLSGKGLAPMTRNAFWYRIKSYCSELGITSNVSPHTFRHAFATHLLNHDADLRSVQMLLGHSSLLTTQIYTHVATARLHQVYDKAHPRSKKNTVE, encoded by the coding sequence ATGAGTATTGATGAATCAGAACGTATTCTTGTCGGCTTTAGTGATTTTCTTCTGCTTGAAAAGGGTATGTCTGATTCCACTATAAAGTCATACCTGAGTGATGTTAGACTTTTCTTTACTTATCTTACTCAGACTAATTCTAGAATTCTTCCCTTTACAGCTGGGGATATTGAGAATTTTCTTAAGATTAAGGAAAACTGGGAACCTTCCTCTGTAGCCCGTTTTCTGGTTTCCCTTCGCTGTGCCTGTGTTTATCTGAAAACAGATCATCAGATTGAAGTTGATCCATGTGCTCATATTGAAAATCCCAAACTTATAAGGCATATCCCAACGGTTCTGTCTGAAGCTAGTGTAGAGGCGTTTCTTAATGCTCCTGATCCTGGCAGTCACACCGGTTTAAGAGATAAGGCTATGCTGGAAACCCTGTATGCTACAGGTCTTCGTGTAAGTGAGCTGGTATCATTAAAGTTTGATAACGTGAATTTCTCAGACGGTTTTATCATTGTAAGAGGTAAGGGGGATAAGGAACGACTGGTTCCTCTGGCAGAATCTGCTCTTTACTGGATTGACACCTACGTTTCAACGTTGAGAAAGACCAAAGATCCAAAAGGTAGCTGTCCCTATATTTTTCTATCGGGAAAGGGCCTTGCTCCCATGACCAGAAATGCTTTCTGGTACAGAATAAAAAGCTACTGCAGTGAACTTGGTATTACTTCAAATGTGTCTCCACATACCTTCAGGCATGCCTTTGCCACACATCTTCTTAATCATGACGCAGATTTAAGATCAGTGCAGATGCTTTTAGGACACTCCAGTCTTCTGACTACTCAAATCTATACACATGTGGCAACAGCACGTTTACATCAGGTTTATGATAAGGCTCATCCTCGCTCAAAGAAAAATACTGTAGAATAA
- a CDS encoding MFS transporter, giving the protein MSIRKLRFFYVCMIAFCACLVYAVSSGIRSNLALLLNPIMQNSGVSYPEISFVLALGQLIYGLVQPLFAYLALKKSYGFMLTLSCLLMFVGLMATPYCTSVASLTVFLGILFHAGTGGTCFGLMMAVATPALGLARATAVSGFVNAGTGVGSMFLCPFMNVLNSNFGIQTTLLTLSALTLIIIPVSLWLSNRKQVIAATAETERGLDMESFVNILHDRTFIIMLLSFAVCGFHMSILQTHLYSQFISYGITDNVATLSYSLIGISTMLGAVICGLCYRVFSLKNVLGTVYLLRAVAAFAFMFLMPKSVISVILFSVCVGLTCDASVSPTSEIIRNRYGLKMLGILFGIAFIFHQVGSFISSNVAGQIVEKTHSYDLLWSIDIILCIVASLSVYALNRNQEPRKEDRQFSGTIAPIHS; this is encoded by the coding sequence ATGAGCATCAGAAAACTGAGATTCTTCTATGTGTGCATGATCGCATTCTGCGCATGTCTGGTTTATGCTGTAAGCTCAGGTATACGATCTAATCTTGCCCTGCTTCTAAATCCAATTATGCAAAACAGCGGAGTATCCTACCCTGAGATTAGTTTTGTTCTGGCCCTAGGTCAGTTGATCTATGGTCTGGTTCAGCCTCTGTTTGCTTATCTGGCACTGAAAAAATCCTACGGTTTCATGCTGACATTAAGTTGTCTCCTGATGTTTGTTGGCCTCATGGCTACGCCTTACTGTACCAGTGTTGCCTCACTTACTGTTTTTCTGGGAATCCTTTTCCATGCAGGAACAGGCGGTACCTGTTTCGGTCTGATGATGGCCGTTGCCACTCCTGCTCTTGGACTTGCCCGGGCCACTGCAGTTTCAGGATTTGTTAATGCAGGAACTGGTGTTGGTTCAATGTTTCTTTGCCCATTTATGAATGTGCTTAATTCTAACTTTGGAATTCAGACAACCTTATTAACGCTGTCAGCTCTGACTCTTATAATCATTCCTGTAAGTCTATGGCTGTCAAACCGCAAACAGGTCATAGCTGCAACAGCTGAAACTGAACGTGGACTGGATATGGAATCCTTTGTGAATATTCTGCATGACAGAACCTTTATAATCATGCTGTTAAGTTTTGCTGTATGTGGATTTCACATGTCAATTCTGCAAACACATCTGTACTCACAGTTCATCTCATACGGCATAACAGATAACGTCGCAACCCTAAGCTATTCCCTGATAGGAATCTCCACAATGCTCGGTGCGGTCATCTGCGGTTTATGCTACAGAGTATTTTCTCTTAAGAATGTATTAGGAACAGTCTATCTGTTAAGAGCAGTTGCTGCCTTTGCCTTCATGTTTTTAATGCCCAAAAGTGTTATCAGCGTAATTCTGTTCTCAGTATGTGTCGGCTTGACCTGTGATGCCTCAGTAAGTCCAACATCAGAGATTATCAGAAACCGTTATGGTCTTAAGATGCTAGGCATACTGTTTGGAATAGCCTTTATCTTCCATCAGGTTGGAAGCTTTATAAGCTCCAATGTCGCAGGTCAGATTGTAGAGAAGACTCACAGCTATGACCTTCTATGGAGCATAGACATCATTCTGTGCATAGTAGCATCTCTGTCGGTTTACGCTTTAAACAGAAACCAGGAACCAAGGAAAGAAGACAGACAGTTCTCAGGAACAATTGCTCCAATACATTCTTAA
- the ribH gene encoding 6,7-dimethyl-8-ribityllumazine synthase, with protein MSVKFIEGKKPCQDGKFAIVVSRFNSLINERLLDGALDTLKREGEVPEENITVVRVPGAIEIPVVCEKIAASSKYDAIIALGCVIRGSTYHFEVVANECSKGISQVSLRHSVPVANGVLTVDTLEQALERAGSHVGNKGSEAASSALEMVNIIKQF; from the coding sequence ATGTCTGTCAAATTTATCGAAGGCAAGAAGCCTTGCCAGGATGGCAAATTCGCTATTGTTGTATCTCGTTTCAACAGCCTAATCAACGAACGTCTTCTTGACGGCGCTTTAGATACCTTAAAGCGTGAAGGTGAGGTTCCAGAGGAGAACATCACTGTTGTCCGTGTTCCAGGTGCAATTGAAATTCCAGTTGTATGCGAAAAGATTGCTGCATCATCAAAATATGATGCAATTATTGCTCTAGGATGTGTAATTCGTGGTTCAACCTATCACTTTGAGGTTGTTGCCAACGAGTGTTCAAAGGGCATTTCACAGGTATCACTAAGACACTCTGTACCAGTTGCTAATGGTGTACTGACAGTTGATACCTTAGAACAGGCATTAGAGAGAGCGGGATCTCATGTAGGCAACAAGGGCTCAGAAGCAGCTTCTTCTGCACTTGAGATGGTAAATATTATTAAACAGTTCTAA
- the nusB gene encoding transcription antitermination factor NusB, whose product MDSTEGSVTPAQRHKARHFALQAIYQWQLTGYSATEIEKQFLEDQPIRGADLEYLHDLISGVINNVDEIDATFAPHLSRPLEELDQVDKAVLRVGTFELMFRQEVPYRVVINESILLAKEFAEQDSHKFVNGVLDKVVKAIKK is encoded by the coding sequence ATGGATTCTACAGAAGGTTCAGTTACACCTGCTCAGCGCCACAAGGCAAGACATTTTGCTTTACAGGCTATTTATCAGTGGCAGCTGACAGGTTATTCTGCAACTGAAATCGAAAAGCAGTTTCTTGAAGATCAGCCAATCAGAGGAGCAGATCTTGAGTATCTACACGATCTGATTTCTGGTGTTATCAATAATGTTGATGAGATCGATGCAACATTCGCTCCTCATTTAAGCCGTCCTTTAGAGGAACTGGATCAGGTTGATAAGGCTGTTTTACGTGTTGGAACTTTTGAGCTGATGTTCCGTCAGGAAGTTCCATACAGAGTTGTTATCAACGAGTCTATCCTTCTGGCAAAAGAGTTTGCAGAGCAGGACAGTCACAAATTTGTTAATGGCGTATTGGATAAAGTAGTAAAGGCTATCAAAAAATAA
- the glyA gene encoding serine hydroxymethyltransferase yields the protein MSFINKAKSIAEYDPELWSAISGENQRQEDHIELIASENYASKCVMEAQGSQLTNKYAEGYPGKRYYGGCEYVDLVEKLAIDRACKLFKCDFANVQPHAGSQANNAVYAALCQPGDVVLGLSLSSGGHLTHGSSVNFSGKVYKSYGYEVNEAGELDYEAIRKQAHEIKPKMIIAGFSAYSGIVDWAKMREIADEVGAYLLVDMAHVAGLIAAGVYPSPIDHAHVVTSTTHKSLGGPRSGFILSNCHDETIYKKLNSAIFPGTQGGPLEHIIAAKAIVFKEAMEPWYVEYQKQVVANAKLLAEEVMKRGYKVVSGGTHNHLFLMDFIGLEMTGKDAEAALGKAFITVNKNTVPGEPRSPFITSGIRVGTPACTRRGFKEAEIKELAAIMCDVLDNYQNDEVILKCRDRVKALCAKFPVYKD from the coding sequence ATGAGCTTCATTAACAAAGCTAAATCAATTGCAGAATACGATCCAGAGCTTTGGTCAGCAATAAGCGGCGAAAATCAGCGTCAGGAAGATCACATCGAGCTGATTGCATCAGAAAACTATGCTTCCAAGTGTGTTATGGAAGCACAGGGTTCACAGTTAACCAACAAATACGCTGAAGGTTACCCAGGAAAGCGTTACTACGGTGGATGTGAATACGTTGATCTCGTTGAAAAGCTTGCTATTGACAGAGCCTGCAAGCTATTCAAGTGCGATTTTGCTAACGTTCAGCCTCATGCAGGTTCACAGGCAAACAATGCAGTTTACGCAGCATTATGTCAGCCAGGTGATGTTGTACTAGGTCTGTCACTTTCATCAGGCGGTCACCTGACCCACGGAAGCTCAGTTAATTTCTCAGGTAAGGTTTACAAGTCATACGGCTATGAGGTTAACGAGGCTGGAGAGCTGGACTACGAAGCAATCCGTAAGCAGGCTCATGAAATCAAACCAAAGATGATCATCGCTGGTTTCTCTGCATACTCAGGAATTGTAGACTGGGCTAAAATGCGTGAAATTGCTGATGAAGTAGGAGCATATCTGCTTGTTGATATGGCTCACGTAGCAGGTCTGATTGCTGCAGGCGTATATCCAAGCCCAATCGACCATGCTCATGTTGTAACCTCAACCACTCACAAGTCTTTAGGTGGTCCACGTTCTGGCTTTATTCTTTCAAACTGCCACGACGAAACTATCTATAAGAAATTGAATTCTGCAATCTTCCCTGGCACCCAGGGTGGTCCTCTTGAGCACATCATTGCTGCAAAAGCTATTGTTTTCAAGGAGGCAATGGAGCCATGGTATGTTGAGTACCAGAAACAGGTTGTAGCTAATGCCAAGCTTTTAGCAGAAGAAGTTATGAAGCGCGGATACAAGGTTGTGTCAGGCGGTACTCATAATCACCTGTTCCTGATGGACTTCATCGGTCTTGAAATGACAGGTAAGGATGCAGAGGCTGCATTAGGAAAGGCATTCATCACCGTAAACAAGAATACAGTTCCAGGTGAGCCACGTTCTCCATTCATTACCTCAGGTATCCGTGTAGGTACTCCTGCATGTACAAGAAGAGGTTTCAAAGAGGCTGAAATCAAAGAGCTGGCAGCTATCATGTGCGACGTTTTAGATAACTATCAGAATGATGAAGTTATTCTAAAGTGCCGTGATCGTGTAAAGGCTCTGTGTGCAAAGTTCCCAGTATACAAAGACTAA